The following are encoded in a window of Clarias gariepinus isolate MV-2021 ecotype Netherlands chromosome 8, CGAR_prim_01v2, whole genome shotgun sequence genomic DNA:
- the tmem87b gene encoding transmembrane protein 87A isoform X1, whose product MSGTVVRWTMSTSALDKILWSFLLSCILILSLINGVYPAPETGYWTITVVNTSRPLLLKKSMYKETDIQLKVSSFNCPVEVPFTVRWYLKFYPCHNEFTNIEEMYDRTPLSRGEGLDPNPLAPGEYIEHKYRTLTCNNGMQVFPMLNKSQAEPKTVDPQQQSSDHNANYSRWLSEEVVVDPGKKDHVIATTWRDGPYLLVVLIDTNKKDVNWNVTFTVIMKGDHGYISVTEWPLMIFYMVMCIVYILYALLWFIWASCYWKDLLRIQFWIAGVIFLGMIEMAVFCAEYENTNAVGSASQGLLIFAELVSALKRTLARLLVIIVSLGYGIVKPRLGTVMHRVVGLGVLYFAFAAIEGILRITGVRDSVPALITAIVLTLFDTCIIWFIFVSLAQTIKMLKLRRNPVKLSLYRHFTNTLVFAVIASVIFMIWTTKKFRLADCQADWMELWVDDAFWRFLFSVILLVIMFLWRPSANNQRQALTPE is encoded by the exons ATGTCCGGTACTGTTGTAAGGTGGACAATGAGCACCTCTGCCTTGGACAAGATCCTCTGGTCTTTTCTCCTGTCCTGCATTTTAATCCTGTCGCTCATCAACGGCGTTTATCCCGCGCCGGAGACCGGATACTGGACTATTACAGTCGTCAAT acatcAAGAcctttgttattaaaaaagtcCATGTACAAGGAAACTGACATTCAGTTAAAAG tcTCTTCCTTTAACTGTCCAGTTGAGGTCCCGTTTACTGTAAGGTGGTATTTGAAGTTCTACCCTTGTCACAATGAATTCACTAACATAGAG GAAATGTATGACAGGACACCACTGAGTAGAGGAGAAGGTCTAGACCCCAATCCTCTTGCACCAGGAGAGTACATCGAGCACAAATACAGAACATTAACCTGCAACAATGGGATGCAGGTTTTCCCTATgctaaat AAATCCCAAGCAGAGCCAAAAACAGTGGATCCACAACAACAGAGTTCAGATCAT AATGCCAATTACAGCAGGTGGCTTTCAGAAGAAGTTGTAGTTGACCCAGGAAaaaag GATCATGTCATTGCTACAACATGGAGAGATGGACCATATCTACTAGTGGTGTTGATCGATACTAATAAAAAGGATGTCAACTGGAATGTAACCT TCACTGTGATAATGAAAGGAGACCATGGTTACATTTCAGTCACAGAATGGCCTCTTATGATT TTCTACATGGTGATGTGCATTGTATACATCTTGTATGCTCTGCTCTGGTTCATCTGGGCCTCTTGCTACTGGAAAGACCTTCTGCGTATTCAGTTCTGGATAGCTGGTGTGATCTTCCTGGGAATGATAGAAATGGCAGTCTTCTGTGCCGAATATGAGAACACTAATGCTGTTGGCTCAGCAT CTCAAGGCTTGCTGATTTTTGCTGAACTTGTGTCAGCTCTGAAGAGAACCCTTGCACGACTTTTGGTCATCATTGTCAGTCTGGGCTATGGTATAGTCAA GCCTCGGTTGGGAACTGTCATGCACAGAGTTGTTGGTCTGGGGGTCCTTTATTTTGCCTTTGCTGCCATTGAGGGTATTTTGAGGATCACTGGG GTCCGGGACAGTGTACCAGCTCTGATCACTGCCATTGTTCTGACTCTGTTTGACACCTGCATCATTTGGTTC ATATTTGTTAGTCTTGCACAAACCATAAAGATGCTAAAACTCAGAAGAAACCCAGTGAAGTTGTCATTGTACAGACACTTTACCAATACTCTCGTCTTTGCTGTGATTG CCTCTGTCATTTTCATGATATGGACAACAAAGAAGTTCCGGTTAGCAGACTGTCAGGCT GACTGGATGGAGCTCTGGGTAGATGATGCCTTCTGGAGGTTTCTGTTCTCTGTCATACTGCTTGTCATTATGTTTCTTTGGAGACCATCAGCAAATAACCAAAGGCAAGCTTTGACACCAGAATGA
- the tmem87b gene encoding transmembrane protein 87A isoform X2 has product MSGTVVRWTMSTSALDKILWSFLLSCILILSLINGVYPAPETGYWTITVVNTSRPLLLKKSMYKETDIQLKVSSFNCPVEVPFTVRWYLKFYPCHNEFTNIEEMYDRTPLSRGEGLDPNPLAPGEYIEHKYRTLTCNNGMQVFPMLNKSQAEPKTVDPQQQSSDHNANYSRWLSEEVVVDPGKKDHVIATTWRDGPYLLVVLIDTNKKDVNWNVTFTVIMKGDHGYISVTEWPLMIFYMVMCIVYILYALLWFIWASCYWKDLLRIQFWIAGVIFLGMIEMAVFCAEYENTNAVGSASQGLLIFAELVSALKRTLARLLVIIVSLGYGIVKPRLGTVMHRVVGLGVLYFAFAAIEGILRITGAKDSDLALLANIPLALLDSSLCWWIFVSLAQTIKMLKLRRNPVKLSLYRHFTNTLVFAVIASVIFMIWTTKKFRLADCQADWMELWVDDAFWRFLFSVILLVIMFLWRPSANNQRYAFTPLIDDSDDEEIEEFLVSANIADGIKLRAAKPETNGTTKPPASSVDEDLKWVEDNIPSSLTDVALPVLLDSDEEIMTTKYEMSKMQ; this is encoded by the exons ATGTCCGGTACTGTTGTAAGGTGGACAATGAGCACCTCTGCCTTGGACAAGATCCTCTGGTCTTTTCTCCTGTCCTGCATTTTAATCCTGTCGCTCATCAACGGCGTTTATCCCGCGCCGGAGACCGGATACTGGACTATTACAGTCGTCAAT acatcAAGAcctttgttattaaaaaagtcCATGTACAAGGAAACTGACATTCAGTTAAAAG tcTCTTCCTTTAACTGTCCAGTTGAGGTCCCGTTTACTGTAAGGTGGTATTTGAAGTTCTACCCTTGTCACAATGAATTCACTAACATAGAG GAAATGTATGACAGGACACCACTGAGTAGAGGAGAAGGTCTAGACCCCAATCCTCTTGCACCAGGAGAGTACATCGAGCACAAATACAGAACATTAACCTGCAACAATGGGATGCAGGTTTTCCCTATgctaaat AAATCCCAAGCAGAGCCAAAAACAGTGGATCCACAACAACAGAGTTCAGATCAT AATGCCAATTACAGCAGGTGGCTTTCAGAAGAAGTTGTAGTTGACCCAGGAAaaaag GATCATGTCATTGCTACAACATGGAGAGATGGACCATATCTACTAGTGGTGTTGATCGATACTAATAAAAAGGATGTCAACTGGAATGTAACCT TCACTGTGATAATGAAAGGAGACCATGGTTACATTTCAGTCACAGAATGGCCTCTTATGATT TTCTACATGGTGATGTGCATTGTATACATCTTGTATGCTCTGCTCTGGTTCATCTGGGCCTCTTGCTACTGGAAAGACCTTCTGCGTATTCAGTTCTGGATAGCTGGTGTGATCTTCCTGGGAATGATAGAAATGGCAGTCTTCTGTGCCGAATATGAGAACACTAATGCTGTTGGCTCAGCAT CTCAAGGCTTGCTGATTTTTGCTGAACTTGTGTCAGCTCTGAAGAGAACCCTTGCACGACTTTTGGTCATCATTGTCAGTCTGGGCTATGGTATAGTCAA GCCTCGGTTGGGAACTGTCATGCACAGAGTTGTTGGTCTGGGGGTCCTTTATTTTGCCTTTGCTGCCATTGAGGGTATTTTGAGGATCACTGGG GCCAAAGATTCTGACCTGGCCTTACTGGCCAACATTCCCCTGGCACTGCTCGACTCCTCTCTCTGTTGGTGG ATATTTGTTAGTCTTGCACAAACCATAAAGATGCTAAAACTCAGAAGAAACCCAGTGAAGTTGTCATTGTACAGACACTTTACCAATACTCTCGTCTTTGCTGTGATTG CCTCTGTCATTTTCATGATATGGACAACAAAGAAGTTCCGGTTAGCAGACTGTCAGGCT GACTGGATGGAGCTCTGGGTAGATGATGCCTTCTGGAGGTTTCTGTTCTCTGTCATACTGCTTGTCATTATGTTTCTTTGGAGACCATCAGCAAATAACCAAAG ATATGCCTTCACACCTTTAATTGATGATTCAGATGATGAAGAGATTGAAGAGTTCTTGGTTTCTGCAAATATTG ctGATGGGATAAAACTGAGAGCTGCTAAGCCTGAGACTAATGGAACAACAAAACCTCCTGCTTCCAGTGTG gATGAAGACTTGAAGTGGGTAGAAGACAACATTCCTTCCTCCTTAACAGATGT TGCTCTGCCTGTGCTTCTCGACTCGGATGAG GAAATCATGACTACAAAATATGAGATGTCAAAAATGCAGTGA